In Capsicum annuum cultivar UCD-10X-F1 chromosome 8, UCD10Xv1.1, whole genome shotgun sequence, the genomic window caaataggtctttcatGGTtgaatgtaggctaagggatgggtagaaactattttggacaataataatgactatcttccctaagcgctttaatacatcacttcttatactcaattcaactctaacaaCAAGATTACACCACTTTTGTTTACCTTATTCCTTTTTGTTTTCcccccatcttattaagctcatttaTGTATACTATGTTGGGAGTATTCTATgcacaacttattcaatttgaataattttttattattttcattactcAACACCCCACCATAAAACATATTACTTCTTATACATCAATAACtactactttggggcttcaatttcacctttttcttctttaatttcacactccttaatttactaattttacactaaagtgcttaggagatttggatcaaattaagatcTATCAAAGGAGGGATTAAGCTATACATGAGGCTGCCAAAGATaaatctaaaggctcaatggggctaactaggattatgcacaaggctGGGTCAAAAAGAcagtataaaacaaggctatcaaagaaatgcctatatcatctcctaaacccacattctttatttcacttttcaCACACACCAGGatagttctagacatcacatgtaacaagaaatatacaagtacctcacatcacacatggaacATGTTCAAATTCAAGTAGGATCATAATAGACTCTCAactaaacaatcacatgaattcaactttaagccatcaagtacaagagtcataatcatgagcctaggagtctaaaaagtagtaattcacacaatcaacatacttttacaaacaaaacacttgcactatgcaatcaaatatagcaccaacaagaatatcccaCTTATTCTTACTACAAAAGTTTTAGGATTACcctaaaatgggaatttccccaccctaaccttaaaaatctactttgtctccaaagtatactttaaaaggtagagatagaaatactccccgaggcctctaggactagccagtagcatctttatacatcaagaggaTTCAGAGGAATCCACACTTAGTCTTTACCATGCTTCTTAGCTTAGGTTAtccggtactcagactttccaccAACCTGTgactaaacaaaaacaaaactagTAAAGtaagaaaactaaaaaactaaaaataaaacatacctacttaacttgggttgtctcccaagtaGTGCTTGATTTAGTATCGCGTCATGACCCAACTACGACTCATCCAAATTTCTTCATCCTTTTCCTCATACTTGGGAGCCAATTTCTTATTTGTTTctaacctcttgagtgtgaactctcaaggtcaataacTTTCTCAACAATAGCCTTTTAAGGCTCATCAATCTACATCATATCGGGCTTAGGTGGTTGTGGCATAGGTTGCTCATTGAGGAAGTCTGAAGAGGTTTTTTGTGGAACTatctccaccaccccacacttatccccttcaatcacagtAATCACGCATAAGTCTGTGTAATGAGATAGTATGTTAAGcggtttgtacactttaaaaactgCCTTTTCATCAATCAAAGCTTCTCCCATCGCCAAGAATGGAAGTCCCAAGATGGTCTGCACCTGTTCATTTgcctgaaaatctaaaaaaataaagtcagcaggaataataaacttaccaacctttgtGAGAACATCCTCTATAACTTCTTCAGGATAGGATATGATCTCGTTTGCCAATTGCAACAACACAGAGCTCGGTATAGGTTCCCCAATCCCAAAGTATTGAATAAGCAAAGGTGCATCAATTTAATGCTtacccctaaatcactaagtgtaTGGACCACCTCGCTATTCTTAATTTGAATGGGGAGTGTGAACTTCCCTAGGTCCTTGAACTTTTTGGTCATCCTCTGTGTCACCACAGAgatacactcctcagtgagtgatACTATCTCAGCATTCTGCAGCTTAATTTTATTAGTGACCATATCtatcaagtacttagcatacttgggcattccttacaaaatatctaaaaaaggtaCATTAATGTGAatctctctgaatgtgtcaaagaaatTTTTGAAGCAGacatcctcctttgcttttatATTCTTCTGTAGGAAAGGTAGGGGTGggatcttcttcacctcttcagtaacttttgtttttgagtactatacttcctcaaatttttagcaactttgtcATTTACCTATTTAGGACTCAAATCAACATTTGTCTCCCTAGTTTTCTTTAGAGGTTATtcatgaagctctttaccactcctcaaagtgattgccataacttattttagattttcaatatcACTTGGCAATCCGCCTTGAGGCCTAGTATTCTATGCTGCTGCTATTTGACCTATCTGCAACTCCAAGctccttgtagcctcttgttggATTTTTATTTCTGCATGTTAACTTCTCATATTTTCTATCAACTGTGCTTGACTGGCTATAAGTTGTTTCAATATCTCTTCCACATTGCTAGTCTGAGTTGTGTCTTGATTTGCTTAAGATTATGGTTTCTGAAATTGCTGCTGCTGGGCATTCCATTATTGATTTAGTGGCTGAGTCTTtcacttcatgttgtaggaatTCCCATAGTTAGGCCTCTAAATATTGCCCTCAAACATCACAAACTTAGGATTGGCAACACACATATCtgcagaatgaccactatttTCACACCCCACACACCAAGTGCTCATTTACTGAATTGTATTCACTGTGGCTACAGTCTGTGTAGCGCCTAATTTTATGTTACTGAGCTGCGTAGTCAACTAATTTTGTAATTCAAAAATTTGAGCAGATATTACGGTAACTGATCTATCTCCAAAACACCTAAAACCTTTTCAATAGCACTCCTTGAGTCTGAATAccactctggatttccttgtgTAATCTGGTTCAATAAAATATATCGCTCATCATACGTTATCTTTAGAGCTTGACTACCTGctgctgaatctagcaaaatttttgtgttatcaTAAAATACCTCAttaaaagtatgagctaatacctcattgaaTTGTTGATGGTGGGGATAGTCCTGAAGAAGAgctttaaacctctcccaagcatgatataaattatcatctggcttctgtttgaagcacaTAATCTTATTGCAAAGTCTCGCAGTCTTTCTAGATGAAAAGAATCATATGAGGAATCTCtgggctaagtcatcccaagttATGATTGAATTTGCTGGCTCAGCATTCAACTACTTCATCTCTTCCCCCAACAGTGAGAAAGGAAATAGTGTTAGCCTCTCATAGTCAGTTGACACACTCGTAGGGATGattgtgtcactgatctccaaaaagTTCCATAGGTGGACTTGTGGATATTTATGTGAAAACCCCATGCTCTCCCCTGCTGATTAGAAGCTTCATAATGTTctgtttaagctcaaaatttactCCAGCAGTTGATTTCTGAAAAAGGGAGGTCAAATTTAtcagaagtgggattgccacttctctaactaTCCTATGGGCTGGTTGTTCTTCAGCCATGATAGCAATATTATCTTGATCTTCTTCAATTTGAAAAATACAaaggagaaggattgcttctctccttcattgatggaaGCGTTGCTCAGGTTTGGGatttggttcaaccaattcccgatcccttgccagcttgctactttgaaaacctatttcctacaaatacaaaatcaagaccaagcataaagcACCAAAGTATTGcaaaaagaaaaactagaaataaaacaGTTTCCAAATTATAAGTCCTCGACAATGGctccaaaaacttgacagcgcccaagcgcacgcgcaagtgtacgtggtctaccaagtaatatagtggccttcaagaaatcCAAATATCAATTCCAAAAAGACTTATTACAATAACTATCAAATTGTAGTTCTCTTATTAAGATTAACTTAATgcaaagtaaccaaaaagagtttggagATTCGTAAACCTAAacgtaaagtaaacaatgcgtaaaataaaaacttgagacaatcaatagagtaaagcctAAGGTTAaaacactttgaacaatcatactacaatATTGAACTTCATTCACTAAATCTCTATCTCGgttgttgattcattgggtttATCGCATGATAATAGTCTCCCGACTtataatcgtctacctaacttggatattacaactacatcattgagtggggatgtaataatcccaTTAACTGcttaaatctatcatcctacatgtgaactaagcaaggcttctaggtatatccctgttctaaatgctaattcaaattccttatttcataaaggaataagaaccttactttgtttatccccatgttctatcatTCTATTTCCCCTCCCAAGATCAGAAGGTTGACAATATGTGTATTCTAAGGTtaaatactacttaaaataattaaaacaaggataaacaaacaaacaaatatgataaacaaacaACGGactcaattcaaaatgatagtagtcatgttcttggctttaaccccgataAGGGAGCGTTTAaccactaatcgacataatcatgatccaaatctttgaatacataatcaactctattaaaaagctaaatttaaaaaataaaaaccctaaataaagTGTTTTTCATCCCCTCACAATGTTCCAACACGTCAAAAGATGATAACCAAAGTgtacaagaggtgtatttatagTTGGGCAAAGCCTAAACCGTGTAGTATTTGGAGGGGGCATCGCGGGCTGTTGAGAGAGGACTATAGGAGGCATTGCGGACTCCACTGAACCACTCCAAGGAAGGATACACGGGCTCAAGTGAACTGTAATGATTGGGGCGATGCGGGCATATCGCCTCTAATCACTAGAATAGGCCAATTTCTCCAATATTTGTCTAAGTGTTCCACCACTTTTCCTcttgccttgtggtgttgttttgaCTTAGTTTTCAGCTtgtatatcataaaaatatcatccaCGTCAACTCATCAGTCATCCTATATTATCAAACACCACACATTAGTGTTCAACACAACACACCCTCAAcaacaatgaactagaaactcaatcTAAGTACTAGTCTCGACCACTTTACGCTTCAATAAATTGTTGACTCTTGGATCATTTTAATTGACTGTTTCATATTCTAAAATAGTTTTTccatatataattatacattCACACCATAATTAACTCATTTAACACACTATAATCAACTGAGACTAACAAGAacgacacctagctcaagctagtaatactagttttctcgtttgaactctTAGTGGcgcaattaagcacaaacttgtttcaAAACACTTCTAAACATTATAACCTcatccttgaacacttatatgcttatttatatcttatttaacccataaataaaatgaattatccttgaaacaaggctaaataggctaggatAATGATACTAAAGTGCAGTTCATGTACATGTTGTTTTCATCCATGTGTTTTGAGTTTTATGAAATAAAGGTTTCCTGATTTTGCAACTAGTTGTGAGATTCTGATTATTTGGTTCATACACATGTTTTATGAgttttatgaattgggtttttttTTGCTGTTTGTGGTTTAGATAACTTATCTGATAAAATTCAGTGTTAAAAGATTTATACTTTAAAGACAAATctggattttgaatttttgaatcttaatgtttttttcttttgtgaaaTTGCATAAATTATGTAATAAACCCAAACAAAAAAATCACATTCCTAGAAGTACTATATCCAGTTCACATTCAATGCTTCTACAACTCCACCATGTCAAACTCAGAAATCCAGGAGACCCGAGTGATCCAAGTAGAAATTAATGTATTTCTCTTGACCTAATTTTGGATAATCAAAGTCAAAGTCATCTGTGATAAGTGCTTCTTGCTTCACCTGCTTCAAACCTTTCAATGTATTGCCAAACGCATTCTCCATCTGATATGATGGATTTGGGAACTAATCATCTACATTCTTCAACTGAGATAATGATTATGTTTAAAATAGTGTCATTAAGCCTGGTATGGCTGTGATTTTTGGTCCTTCTGGTCTGACTACTAAAGTTAAATCTATTGAGATTCACTATAAGGCTCTTTAGGAGGCTGTTCTTTGTGATAATGTTGGGTTCAACATCAAGAACATTGTCACTAGATATTAAGAGACGTTATGTTGCTTCCAACTTCAAAGATGACCCAGTAAATGGCGCTGCCAGCTTCACTGCCCAAGTCATCATCATGAACCATCCCGATCAGATTGGAAATAGATATGCTCCAGTGCCCGACTACGACACCTCCTATATTTTTGTCAAGTTTGCTGAGATCATGACCAAGATTGACAGACGTTCTGGTAAAGTACTTGAGAAGGATcccaaattcttgaagaatattgATGACGACATGGTTAAGATATTCCCACCAAGCCTATGGTGGTTGAAACTTTCACTGAATACCCACCATTCAAATATTTTGTTATGAGAGATGTGTCAAAATATTATTGTTGGAGTTGTTAAGAACGTTGATAAGAAGGACCCTACTAGTTCCAAAGTCACCAAGGATACTCAAAAGAAGAATCTACACATACAACTTTAACTAGAGTGATGATATAAGTTATTTACCTGGTCTCCTACTTTTTACTCTAGAACAAACTGACTTAGCATTAGAATCTTTATAGACAAAATGGAAAAGAAGTAAAGTTGGTAAGGTTTCAACAAAAAGCACattaaaactaatgaaaaagaagaGACGTTGGTATGAGTTGGAAAAAAAGCACATTCCAttgattgttttaatttttatttcagttttttatcAACTCATGACAAAGTGAATAATAAGAGCTACTTAGAGCCTGGTCCATTAGGAAAGATAGTCTGGTAAGGACTCTAGTTccattaatttcttaatgtgaACAAGATTGTGTAAGAATACAAGAGTAAtcataagcatgaatgacaaatatatgaacgaagaaatcaaaaaatattatgataaagtgaaatatcCGTTATTTAGTGTTTTTTCTTCAGAAGAGGCTCATTGGTATGTAcaaggaatgaatgaatgaataaatcaACTTATGGTCTCTATTTTGTAGTGTTTTACCAGGTAGTTTAATTTGGTGTTCTACTTGTAATGTTTCTTAGTTGTTAATAATATTGTACTTTTTGTTTAACTTAGTTTTAAGTTAATTTGATCACCAATGAACCATCTTTGTTATAGGATGGTGCCATTGATTAAGTAGtcgcaaaataaaaaaaagtgactATTTTTGGAAAGGACAAAAAATGAAAGGTTgttgaacaaattgaaacaaACAAAGTATTATGGGTTATCCAGTTTGAGAAAATAGTTAAGGTAACAAATTTGAACCAAataattttggtgttgtttgttTGGCGGGTGCATACTTCCTTAGCAAGGACAAGACTGGTTTGCTTCCAAAAAAGGCGATACACCTACCTTAAAGGATATATTTGTATGGAAGTCATATATATTCTATGGTTCTGTCTCACTTTCTTTTCTTACTACATGCTGATTCATTTTGCTTTTAGGGGACTTTAAAAAGTGAAGAGTAACAAATCTTGTGCCATAGAAGTGGAACCAACAACAACTTTAAGTATTAAATATTGGGCCCGTGTTTTGCGCGAGCCGCGCCCATCTGGTATACTACTATAAAATagcttttttttgaaaaaaaatgaggaCATGGATCAGTCATGGTACGGGGTCAGGCTTTCATTAGGATCTAAAGTTTTATGAATATCATGGAGTGaagcaagaagaagaaaaaaacaaagcccagagcattaaagaagtttctCCCTTAAGCCAACCACTTCGGTATattccttatatggacttgagtaaatgtattttattttcctATGAAACTACCACCAATTTGACATATTCTTACATGGATTATGTGTgttgtttttccttctttttggtCCTCTCTCCAGCTTTTCATTGAATCACTTTTGATTTATATTTCTACTATTAACAAATGAAGGTTGCATTTAAACTTTCATCATCCAACCAAGTAAGGATATAATAGTAAACTGATCTTACCTCTCCTACTTTTTAGGGTAAGCTCACGTATCACCTTTAACCACACCCATGTTTAATTAATAAGTAGTCATCACTCCCTACTCCCTACTTAGAGACAACTTTCTTCAACATATTGCAcaaagtcttattgaatgcttcATCTAAACCATTGGCTGGAGCATGTTACATAGAAGTTTTACACTtcttgaaaccaaagagatcTTAAATCTTGTTCATCACTGTGTTATCAAATGAATTGATATTGTCGGTTATTTTGTAATAAGGAATTCTAAAGAGGTAGATAATATTTACTCAGATAAAGTCGCAACATTTCCTTATTTAAATTACTTTCTTGAGAGAAACAACTTCAACCCATTTTGAAAAGTAATCTATTGtagccaagatgtataagtgtccaccagaaaaTTTTGGTAGTAGTCCAACAACATCCAATCCCTAAGCATCGAATAACTAAGAAGCTATAGTTGGGTGTAATACTTTAGGGGGATGATGTATGAAAGTTGCATTAAATTGAAAGGccttgcatcttctagcatagtctaAGAAATCTTTCACCAGTTGGCTAATAATACCCtatcatttttatgtgaagtatAACTTGGGTCCAGATTTAACTTGGGTCCAGATTGAAGGGATGCACAAACTCCCAAGtgtgcttcttgcaaagcttgaactGCTTCTTTTTCCTCCAAGCATCGCAAGAGTACCCCCTCAAATAATCTTCTGTATAGTGTGTGCTTGTAGTAAAGGAAGTGAGGATCAAGATGATGGATGTTAGTACTTATCCTTGGATCCTCtgaaagtatcccataacataattAGTCAATAATTGATTGTAGACAATCTTCATTCATGGATTCATAAACAATGATGAGGTGCTTAAGCTAACTTAACATAATATTCATCCCCATCCAAtggtggtactacccattcttggagGATAGTTACTCGTGTTTGTTTTAGAAGAATTAGGGTTGAAGCTAAAGTAGCCAATACATCTGCctacttattttcttttctcatcACATGTTAGAGGGTCATTTCTCCAAGCCATTCTTTCAACCTTTGAGCATAATTATGATATGGGCGTAGCTCAATCTTTTGAATTTATAGTCTCACAAGAGCTGCTTGATAGGTAGTCACCAAAGACTTACAATTGTAGTTGCTTTATGTcaatgactatttcaagtccaaGTATCAATACTTAATATTCAACAACATTGTTGGAGCAATGATTTGTCAAGTAAAAGAGTATGGGTAACCCATACTTTTGGAGTGACAAACACCACTCCTATACAAGCTTCACCTCGATATGCGACACCATCAAAGAATATCTTTCATGGGGATCAAACTTTAATATCCATTGTATCTTTATCAAAAACTTCATCGGCCAGTTCTCAATCATGGGTATTGGTTGGTCTACTAGGAAGTATGCTAATGCTTGTCCCTTTGCTTCATTTTGAGGGATATCCACAATCTCAAATTATTGAAACTAAAGGTAGCAGAGTGAAAGTTGCGGACTGAGGAGTAGTTTTGAAATACAAACTTGATAGAATTTGCTTTAGACACAAGGAAAACTACTTCATCTTTTGGATGAAGAAGACCAATTCCAAACACAACTTTTTGATTGGAGAATAAGTCAggtcatttggtgtcatcatcttgctcaaatagtaaagataattttatttaccTTCACTATATTCTTGAGCCAGTACTGCTCCAACAAACCTTTCTTGTGCCATAatatagagtatcaatggtttttCAGGTAACGGTCTTGCAAGAACTGGGGGCTTTATCAAGTATGATTTAATACTTTCCAAGGACTTATTGCAATCTTTGTCATATTCGAAAGAGGATCACTTAATCATGAGAAGACAAATAGTTGACATTTTCTGGCTAGATtcagatgaacctccttaaatatgctagatTTCCTTTAAGACATTTAACTCATGAGTTTTCTAAGGCCCGAGTATTTTCAAAATTGCATCAACCTTGGTATGATTGATTTCAATTTCTCGATGTCATACAATAAAACAAAGAAACTTCcaaaagtaactccaaaggcataTCTCTATGGATTCATCCTAGATTAAAGTCTTCAGAGAAACGCAAATACCATTATCAAGTCTTTTAAGTTTTTGTGCATCTTTTATGAATTCACCACTAGTTCATCCACATaacattcaacatttttatggagtaTGTCATCAAAGATGTTTTGCCTAGCCCTACAAAATACAGTGAGCTCTTCATCCTTGGGTGCTATGCAAATTTGGTTATAGCCAGATGATCCATCTATGAAAGACAAAGCCAGTTGTAgtatcaatcatcaactctggatGGGGATTAGAAACTCATCCTTAGGACATGTATTATTGAGATCCCTAAAGTcaacacaaa contains:
- the LOC124886605 gene encoding uncharacterized protein LOC124886605, translated to MPKYAKYLIDMVTNKIKLQNAEIVSLTEECISVVTQRMTKKFKDLGKFTLPIQIKNSEVVHTLSDLGANEQVQTILGLPFLAMGEALIDEKAVFKVYKPLNILSHYTDLCVITVIEGDKCGVVEIVPQKTSSDFLNEQPMPQPPKPDMM